The following proteins are encoded in a genomic region of Arachis stenosperma cultivar V10309 chromosome 4, arast.V10309.gnm1.PFL2, whole genome shotgun sequence:
- the LOC130972938 gene encoding embryo-specific protein ATS3A-like isoform X1, whose product MSLIRVSVTSRYKIFCLKDKAKMGLLTDNGWQYLCCCVLLLVIVAGGESIVAPELKKNCTYLITVETTCTWGAETSNNVSLRFGDTNSNDILVRHLNSKHLRKVDPLEPEILDDMPRKPFQACMVDQFEVKAACVESPICYLYLKLIGNDDWRPGFAQVRVLEAEGSRLSSDYFYFRRYLPRHVWHGSDACDSEVTPFGIKKKRKVYRNIP is encoded by the exons ATGTCACTAATACGAGTAAGTGTCACAAGCAGATATAAGATCTTTTGCTTGAAGGACAAAGCAAAAATGGGGCTTCTGACAGATAATGGATGGCAATATTTATGTTGTTGTGTTTTATTGCTTGTTATTGTCGCCGGAGGTGAAAGTATAGTAGCACCAGAATTGAAg AAAAATTGCACTTATCTCATAACCGTGGAAACCACTTGCACATGGGGAGCGGAAACGTCAAATAATGTAAGCCTAAGATTTGGAGACACAAATTCAAATGACATATTGGTAAGACACTTGAACTCCAAGCACCTAAGGAAAGTTGACCCTTTGGAGCCTGAGATTCTTGATGACATGCCAAGGAAGCCGTTTCAAGCATGCATGGTGGACCAATTTGAGGTCAAAGCGGCATGCGTCGAATCCCCCATATGTTACTTGTACCTCAAGTTAATCGGCAATGATGACTGGCGGCCGGGTTTCGCACAGGTTCGGGTGCTTGAGGCCGAGGGCTCCCGTCTTAGCTCCGATTACTTCTATTTCCGACGATATCTGCCTAGACATGTGTGGCATGGTTCAGATGCATGTGATAGTGAGGTCACTCCTTTTGGtatcaagaagaaaagaaaggttTACCGGAACATTCCATGA
- the LOC130972938 gene encoding embryo-specific protein ATS3A-like isoform X2 has translation MGLLTDNGWQYLCCCVLLLVIVAGGESIVAPELKQKNCTYLITVETTCTWGAETSNNVSLRFGDTNSNDILVRHLNSKHLRKVDPLEPEILDDMPRKPFQACMVDQFEVKAACVESPICYLYLKLIGNDDWRPGFAQVRVLEAEGSRLSSDYFYFRRYLPRHVWHGSDACDSEVTPFGIKKKRKVYRNIP, from the exons ATGGGGCTTCTGACAGATAATGGATGGCAATATTTATGTTGTTGTGTTTTATTGCTTGTTATTGTCGCCGGAGGTGAAAGTATAGTAGCACCAGAATTGAAg CAGAAAAATTGCACTTATCTCATAACCGTGGAAACCACTTGCACATGGGGAGCGGAAACGTCAAATAATGTAAGCCTAAGATTTGGAGACACAAATTCAAATGACATATTGGTAAGACACTTGAACTCCAAGCACCTAAGGAAAGTTGACCCTTTGGAGCCTGAGATTCTTGATGACATGCCAAGGAAGCCGTTTCAAGCATGCATGGTGGACCAATTTGAGGTCAAAGCGGCATGCGTCGAATCCCCCATATGTTACTTGTACCTCAAGTTAATCGGCAATGATGACTGGCGGCCGGGTTTCGCACAGGTTCGGGTGCTTGAGGCCGAGGGCTCCCGTCTTAGCTCCGATTACTTCTATTTCCGACGATATCTGCCTAGACATGTGTGGCATGGTTCAGATGCATGTGATAGTGAGGTCACTCCTTTTGGtatcaagaagaaaagaaaggttTACCGGAACATTCCATGA